A genomic segment from Tuwongella immobilis encodes:
- a CDS encoding BatA domain-containing protein, whose amino-acid sequence MLESFLNPFTMAAGGLLISSPIIIHLINRMRFKRVRWAAMEFLLKSQQRNRRRLIIEQLILLLLRILAVLMVAFLLARFLGFNPNADEGARPTLHTVIIDDTPSTGDAYRQDGETIDAFATTRKLVTESIATAAATASAPQEMVVLRLSDLATPRRFDRLGSGTIDEIRTYLGTLKPGAVRIDLQDGITKAKELFQERPELTHVLHIVSDFRTIDWSEGNPESLTTTFEQLKEARVETHLHDIAHPTRTEATKVPLYHDNLSLIDLRAESRLAARYAPVEFVAQVANYSNSERKNVRVVVRLNGSERAEASTNIPTVPPNQVSLARFALAFERTGSPDRPLDRFNLVSATIEGEDTGLEIDNTRYAVVEARDRVPMLMIEGVAPTGGPDTAESFRLNKLFTETVQGYDVIVRSPSELEKTGLRQYSNIFLINVRELSDKAVKNLTEYVQAGGGVGFFMGPNVRPEFYNKLYADGKGLFPVPLADAPTDPLKPEERASRLFTFQMQIFPREETHPALERLYTDGRGDKINREQYNKDLRFVVIDRYFPVPRLKWKPDLDRVQELMTLPNFRPMAEYERTTRSLLDRIPDDAKFSKYTAAVNRHVDMIKATAASTKQLYTLGNAIDEMLNDSGDPLDPANKPNLQEFWQLPELNDLRQEFEKLLATVRYGDPLYVASQFGNGRVTAFLTTATSEWNDLDGYGRAYFPPLMIEMQRYLAGAGTDINRAVGGTISQGLDPTVYSSKIKRTLLSEEADNRAGDRRGAGPARFTDLGEQVLESKNNELQLTFAEAKKPGVYLFELGTQRSGSPGSGDSGAEYQAYAFNVDASTEGNLRRIDREELLKIAPGSLLHTPDTDLSDVLSKRRRDWSESPWLYLALLLILVAEQAMAVRLSFHTAGGETPLPPGARFRAPVTK is encoded by the coding sequence ATGCTTGAATCGTTCCTGAATCCGTTCACGATGGCCGCCGGTGGCCTGCTGATTAGCTCGCCGATTATCATCCATCTCATCAACCGAATGCGATTCAAGCGCGTTCGCTGGGCGGCGATGGAATTCTTGCTGAAATCCCAGCAACGCAATCGGCGTCGGCTCATCATCGAGCAACTCATTCTGTTGCTGCTGCGCATCCTGGCAGTGCTGATGGTGGCGTTCCTACTCGCCCGCTTCCTGGGGTTCAACCCCAACGCCGATGAAGGGGCACGCCCCACGCTGCACACCGTCATCATCGACGATACCCCCTCGACGGGCGATGCCTACCGGCAAGACGGCGAAACCATTGATGCGTTCGCCACCACCCGCAAACTGGTGACGGAATCGATCGCCACGGCCGCCGCCACCGCGAGCGCCCCGCAAGAAATGGTCGTCCTGCGACTCTCGGATCTTGCCACGCCGCGACGATTCGACCGCCTCGGCAGCGGCACCATCGACGAAATCCGCACCTACCTGGGCACCCTCAAACCGGGCGCGGTTCGCATCGATCTGCAAGATGGCATCACCAAGGCCAAAGAGCTGTTCCAAGAACGCCCCGAATTGACGCATGTGCTGCACATTGTCAGCGATTTCCGCACCATCGATTGGTCCGAGGGGAATCCCGAATCGCTGACGACGACCTTCGAGCAGCTTAAAGAGGCCCGCGTCGAAACCCACCTGCACGACATCGCGCACCCAACACGAACCGAAGCGACCAAGGTGCCGCTGTATCACGACAATCTATCGCTGATCGACCTTCGGGCGGAATCTCGACTGGCCGCACGCTACGCGCCCGTGGAATTCGTCGCGCAAGTGGCGAACTATTCCAACAGCGAACGAAAGAACGTGCGGGTTGTGGTGCGGCTCAACGGCTCCGAACGGGCCGAGGCATCGACCAACATCCCGACCGTGCCGCCGAATCAAGTCAGCCTGGCGCGATTTGCCTTGGCATTTGAGCGGACCGGATCGCCGGATCGTCCGTTGGATCGCTTCAATCTCGTGAGTGCGACCATTGAAGGCGAAGATACCGGGCTGGAAATCGACAACACCCGCTACGCCGTTGTGGAAGCCCGCGACCGCGTGCCCATGCTGATGATCGAAGGGGTGGCGCCCACAGGTGGCCCGGACACCGCCGAGTCGTTCCGGCTCAACAAGCTGTTCACCGAAACCGTGCAAGGCTACGACGTGATCGTTCGCAGCCCCAGCGAATTGGAAAAAACCGGCCTGCGCCAATACAGCAACATTTTCCTGATTAATGTCCGCGAACTCAGCGACAAAGCGGTGAAAAACCTCACCGAATATGTGCAAGCGGGCGGCGGTGTCGGCTTCTTCATGGGGCCGAATGTGCGACCGGAATTTTACAACAAACTGTACGCCGACGGCAAAGGGCTGTTCCCGGTGCCGTTGGCTGATGCCCCCACCGATCCGCTCAAACCCGAAGAACGGGCCTCGCGGTTGTTCACTTTCCAGATGCAGATTTTCCCTCGGGAAGAAACGCACCCCGCGTTGGAACGGCTCTACACCGATGGTCGCGGCGATAAGATCAACCGAGAGCAATACAACAAAGACCTCCGATTTGTCGTGATTGATCGCTATTTCCCCGTGCCTCGCCTGAAGTGGAAGCCGGATTTGGACCGCGTGCAGGAATTGATGACGCTGCCCAACTTCCGACCGATGGCGGAATACGAACGCACAACGCGCTCGCTGCTGGATCGCATCCCCGACGATGCCAAGTTCTCCAAGTACACTGCCGCCGTGAATCGGCATGTGGACATGATCAAAGCGACGGCCGCTTCGACCAAGCAACTGTACACGTTGGGCAACGCCATTGACGAGATGCTCAACGACAGCGGCGATCCGCTCGATCCCGCGAATAAGCCAAACTTGCAAGAATTCTGGCAGTTGCCGGAATTGAACGACCTGCGCCAGGAATTCGAAAAGTTGCTGGCCACCGTGCGTTACGGCGATCCGCTCTATGTTGCCAGTCAGTTCGGCAACGGCCGCGTCACGGCCTTTCTGACGACTGCGACCAGCGAATGGAACGATCTCGATGGCTATGGCCGTGCGTATTTCCCACCGCTGATGATCGAAATGCAACGCTATCTGGCTGGTGCCGGGACTGACATCAACCGCGCGGTCGGCGGGACCATCTCGCAAGGGCTGGATCCGACGGTGTATTCGTCCAAGATCAAACGAACGCTGCTTTCCGAAGAAGCCGACAACCGCGCTGGCGACCGACGTGGCGCGGGTCCGGCCCGGTTCACCGATTTGGGCGAGCAGGTGCTGGAAAGCAAAAACAACGAGTTGCAACTGACCTTCGCCGAGGCCAAGAAACCGGGCGTCTACCTCTTCGAACTCGGCACGCAACGGTCGGGCAGTCCCGGCAGCGGTGATTCCGGGGCGGAATATCAGGCGTATGCGTTCAATGTCGATGCCTCCACCGAAGGGAATTTGCGACGAATCGACCGGGAAGAACTCCTCAAAATTGCTCCCGGTTCGCTGTTGCATACCCCCGATACAGACCTCTCCGATGTGCTGAGCAAACGGCGTCGGGATTGGTCGGAATCGCCGTGGTTGTACCTGGCATTGCTGCTGATTTTGGTGGCCGAGCAAGCCATGGCAGTTCGTCTGAGCTTCCATACGGCGGGTGGCGAAACGCCGCTGCCGCCGGGCGCTCGCTTCCGCGCCCCCGTGACCAAATAA
- a CDS encoding prenyltransferase/squalene oxidase repeat-containing protein has protein sequence MKRMLWLGIAGTGFLACLLHLVPTPAQVRAEDQEPDVQKSVQKGLKWLASQQRANTGHWEANGGQYPTSMTALAGMSLLMEGSTLREGKYSEQLQKAVTWFMDRSQPNGLLGNPNNPTESARYMYGHGFGLLFLASIYGEEEDGERRRKLEKMLTKAVEFAGKAQTTRGGWGYVSAADGGGFDEGSVTITQLQALRAARNAGIVVPKSIIDKSIKYLKDCTTTRGGIIYSLAHGAPVAGTERPPLTAAAVACSFSAGEYDSEYAKKWLLYCKEAIPFARGRVAHDEYQSYYFAQAMYVLGDDRYGKLFPTSKPDDRLLWSKYKSAIFDHLIKTQSNDGSWTAGYIGPVYTTSVNLTILQLEKATLPIYDR, from the coding sequence ATGAAGCGAATGTTATGGTTGGGGATTGCTGGAACTGGCTTTCTGGCCTGCCTGCTTCATTTGGTGCCCACACCGGCCCAAGTTCGTGCAGAAGACCAAGAGCCCGATGTGCAAAAATCGGTCCAGAAAGGTCTGAAGTGGCTCGCCTCGCAACAACGAGCGAACACTGGCCACTGGGAAGCCAACGGCGGGCAGTATCCCACCTCCATGACCGCGCTGGCGGGCATGTCACTTCTCATGGAAGGCAGCACGCTGCGAGAAGGCAAGTACAGCGAGCAACTCCAGAAAGCCGTCACCTGGTTCATGGATCGCAGCCAACCCAACGGACTGCTGGGGAATCCGAATAACCCCACGGAATCGGCCCGCTACATGTATGGGCACGGTTTCGGTCTATTGTTCCTGGCCAGCATTTACGGCGAAGAAGAAGACGGGGAACGTCGCCGCAAACTCGAAAAGATGCTGACCAAAGCCGTCGAATTCGCGGGCAAAGCGCAAACGACCCGAGGCGGTTGGGGTTACGTCTCTGCGGCGGATGGCGGCGGGTTCGATGAAGGCTCGGTGACGATTACCCAATTGCAAGCCCTGCGAGCCGCTCGCAATGCGGGCATCGTGGTGCCCAAATCGATCATCGACAAGTCGATCAAATATCTCAAAGATTGCACCACGACTCGTGGTGGGATCATCTATTCGCTCGCTCACGGTGCCCCGGTTGCCGGCACGGAACGACCGCCGCTGACAGCCGCTGCTGTCGCCTGTTCCTTCAGCGCAGGCGAATACGATTCCGAATACGCCAAGAAGTGGCTGCTGTACTGCAAAGAGGCCATTCCGTTTGCTCGTGGTCGCGTGGCGCACGATGAATACCAAAGCTATTACTTCGCCCAGGCCATGTATGTGCTCGGCGATGATCGCTATGGCAAGTTGTTCCCCACTTCCAAGCCGGATGATCGGCTGCTGTGGTCGAAGTACAAGTCGGCCATTTTTGACCACCTGATTAAGACGCAAAGCAATGACGGTAGCTGGACCGCCGGATACATCGGCCCGGTGTATACCACCTCGGTGAATCTGACGATTCTGCAACTGGAAAAGGCAACCTTGCCGATCTACGACCGCTAA
- a CDS encoding vWA domain-containing protein codes for MNETGTSQETELFYRRLAEPFTIGGQDVDPRLWLAILIPVLLLGIGYVIWMYRKDTQSIRWYWATFLATLRIGVYLILGYLFLMPAKQLIEKTEKKSRVVMLVDVSPSITEVSDEKRDGSKPASARATRLQKIIDLLTDEKVALLKKLMETNPVAIYRFGGRAEEEPTLLTPESKPLDRDAWMAWAKLDFKPWVLEPLSENGQKLVKETSVWQADAAGDASWALTWLRQPPRAAIPAGLNEDDQKALEKRRAALNTRVEIARQIVESTNIPGSALTVLNREVNNMLQGLIVLSDGRSNRGSESTLQELTDRAKRDGVPVFTIAVGEDRPRIEIRITDVQAPSLTPPDEAFKVYVEADGIGLADRESTVTLELYSPGAETPVHSLTSPIRFTPGEPPHGQAEFVIDPSTLPESLRSKETMFKDLVEGEWRLQARIPRDDREDFEGKEHLSDPITRLQVLKAPLRVLLVASGPGKDFQFLRTLLVRENDRAELSIYLQNDGGRANEIAMDIDRTRVLNRFPDRINEKSDPKEDPEQKFYNLSRYDVILAFDPDWSVFTANQLQLLERWTDQGGGLIFVAGPICTSQLARTDEIDRLRPLLDILPVMPGDNVLASVRRSTKEPWRLVFPGVSPDTDFLKLDEAKDGPLAGWESFFTGKEGAADAANTPVMRGIFNFYPVQSVKKGASVIATFTDPDARGQDQKEPPFLVSMPVKQGRTVFIGSSEVWRLRSYSRAYYERFWLKLLRYASAGNRKKSTRRGRLLMSKEFTARSYIRLQAQLVDPSLQPLPDTATPKITITRLDVEGDQVVPKVYQMSARKSADAWSGMFQRQILADSKDFPPGDYKLELEIPDSTDTLTERFRIKDSNPELDDTQPDFATLRLMASDVEAVASRIEDKAFVESLRKEQKHGDSSKLAYSIVDRSGIEKIPACMRMEKRINLTRGPIEDLWDKGPTLPSSWTESFTDQPVTISTFLLIAVAMLSVEWLTRKLLRLA; via the coding sequence ATGAATGAAACGGGCACCAGTCAAGAAACCGAACTGTTCTATCGCCGCCTCGCGGAGCCGTTCACCATCGGCGGGCAAGACGTTGACCCACGCCTGTGGCTGGCGATTCTGATTCCGGTGCTGCTGTTGGGCATCGGCTATGTGATTTGGATGTATCGCAAAGATACCCAATCGATTCGCTGGTATTGGGCGACCTTCTTGGCCACCCTGCGAATCGGCGTGTATCTGATTCTGGGCTATCTGTTTCTGATGCCCGCCAAGCAACTCATCGAGAAAACCGAGAAGAAATCTCGGGTGGTCATGCTGGTGGACGTCTCCCCCAGTATCACCGAAGTCAGCGATGAGAAACGCGATGGCAGCAAGCCGGCCTCCGCTCGCGCCACCCGGCTGCAAAAGATCATCGACCTGCTGACCGATGAGAAAGTCGCGCTGCTGAAAAAGTTGATGGAAACCAACCCCGTGGCGATTTATCGCTTCGGCGGACGCGCGGAAGAAGAACCGACGCTGCTCACGCCAGAATCCAAGCCATTGGACCGCGATGCGTGGATGGCCTGGGCCAAACTCGACTTTAAGCCGTGGGTGTTGGAGCCGCTGTCGGAAAATGGCCAAAAGTTGGTGAAAGAAACTTCCGTTTGGCAAGCCGACGCCGCTGGCGATGCCTCATGGGCACTCACCTGGTTGCGACAACCACCACGCGCTGCGATTCCCGCCGGGCTGAACGAAGACGACCAAAAAGCCCTGGAAAAACGACGGGCCGCGCTCAACACCCGCGTCGAAATCGCTCGGCAAATTGTCGAAAGCACGAACATCCCCGGTTCGGCACTCACCGTGCTCAACCGCGAAGTCAACAACATGCTGCAAGGGCTGATCGTGCTGAGCGATGGCCGTAGCAATCGCGGGTCGGAATCGACCTTGCAGGAACTCACCGATCGCGCCAAACGCGATGGTGTGCCGGTGTTTACGATCGCCGTCGGTGAAGATCGCCCGCGCATCGAAATCCGCATCACCGATGTGCAAGCCCCCTCGCTCACGCCGCCGGATGAGGCATTCAAAGTCTATGTCGAAGCCGATGGCATCGGATTGGCTGATCGCGAATCGACGGTCACGCTCGAGTTGTACTCGCCGGGTGCGGAAACGCCCGTGCATTCGCTGACCAGCCCGATTCGCTTCACGCCCGGCGAACCGCCCCACGGACAGGCCGAATTCGTGATCGACCCCAGCACGCTGCCAGAATCGCTGCGATCCAAAGAGACCATGTTCAAGGATTTGGTCGAAGGCGAATGGCGGCTGCAGGCGCGGATTCCACGTGATGACCGTGAGGATTTTGAAGGCAAAGAGCATCTCAGCGACCCGATCACGCGCCTTCAGGTGCTGAAAGCGCCGCTGCGGGTGCTGCTGGTGGCCAGTGGTCCCGGCAAAGACTTCCAGTTTCTGCGGACGCTGCTGGTCCGAGAAAATGACCGCGCGGAACTGAGCATTTACCTGCAAAACGATGGCGGTCGGGCGAACGAAATCGCCATGGACATCGACCGCACGCGTGTGTTGAACCGCTTCCCGGATCGCATCAACGAGAAGTCCGATCCGAAGGAAGACCCGGAGCAAAAATTCTACAATCTGTCCCGCTACGATGTGATTCTGGCATTCGATCCGGATTGGTCGGTATTCACTGCCAATCAGTTGCAATTGCTGGAACGCTGGACCGATCAGGGCGGTGGATTGATCTTCGTTGCCGGGCCAATCTGCACCTCGCAACTGGCGCGAACCGACGAAATCGATCGATTGCGTCCGCTGTTGGACATTCTGCCGGTCATGCCGGGGGATAACGTCCTCGCCTCCGTGCGTCGTTCCACCAAAGAGCCGTGGCGGTTGGTGTTCCCCGGAGTTTCGCCAGATACAGACTTCCTGAAATTGGACGAAGCCAAAGATGGGCCGCTGGCTGGCTGGGAATCGTTCTTCACGGGTAAAGAAGGTGCAGCCGATGCCGCGAATACGCCGGTCATGCGCGGAATCTTCAATTTTTACCCCGTGCAATCGGTGAAAAAGGGGGCATCGGTGATTGCCACCTTCACCGATCCGGATGCTCGCGGACAAGATCAGAAAGAACCGCCGTTTCTGGTGTCGATGCCGGTGAAACAAGGTCGCACCGTGTTCATCGGCTCATCCGAAGTCTGGCGGCTACGGTCGTATTCTCGGGCCTATTACGAACGCTTCTGGTTGAAGCTGCTGCGCTACGCCTCGGCGGGAAATCGCAAGAAATCGACGCGACGTGGCCGACTGCTGATGAGCAAGGAATTCACCGCCCGTTCGTACATTCGCTTGCAAGCGCAATTGGTGGATCCCAGCCTGCAGCCGTTGCCCGATACCGCCACGCCGAAGATCACCATCACCCGGCTGGATGTGGAAGGCGATCAGGTGGTGCCGAAGGTCTATCAGATGTCGGCCCGCAAGAGCGCGGATGCTTGGTCGGGGATGTTCCAACGGCAGATTCTCGCCGATTCCAAGGATTTCCCGCCCGGTGATTACAAGTTGGAACTGGAGATTCCAGATAGCACGGACACGCTGACCGAGCGATTCCGCATCAAGGATTCCAACCCCGAACTCGACGACACGCAGCCGGATTTTGCGACGCTGCGCCTGATGGCCAGCGATGTCGAGGCGGTCGCGAGTCGGATCGAAGATAAGGCATTTGTCGAATCGCTTCGCAAGGAGCAGAAGCACGGCGATTCCTCGAAGTTGGCCTATTCAATTGTCGATCGTTCCGGCATCGAAAAAATTCCCGCCTGCATGCGGATGGAGAAACGCATCAATCTGACGCGTGGCCCCATTGAAGATCTTTGGGACAAAGGACCGACGCTGCCCAGCAGTTGGACGGAATCGTTCACCGATCAACCCGTGACGATTTCGACGTTCCTGCTCATTGCGGTGGCCATGCTCTCGGTCGAATGGCTCACTCGGAAGTTGTTACGCTTGGCCTGA
- a CDS encoding AAA family ATPase has product MEKLQGAFQNLRQQLSRVIVGQDSVIEELLIALFSKGHCILEGVPGLAKTLMISTLARCLSLDFSRIQFTPDLMPADITGTEIIEENRTTGAREFKFLPGPLFANIVLADEINRTPPKTQASLLEAMQERQVTVGRVRHKLSNPFFVLATQNPIEQEGTYPLPEAQQDRFMFKVFVRYPSFSEEFEIARRTTSTQVDEITPVLTGEQIMELQQIVRRVPVSDHVIQYTLALVRQTRITEPGVPKFAQEWLSWGAGPRAVQNLILASKARALLYGRGHVQTEDIKVLAYPVLRHRILTNFAATSEGITTDKVIQKLLEETPDKEGELQKHERLKKIFAG; this is encoded by the coding sequence ATGGAAAAGCTGCAGGGCGCATTCCAGAATCTTCGGCAGCAGCTCTCGCGTGTCATCGTCGGTCAAGACTCGGTGATCGAAGAGTTGCTGATTGCTCTGTTCAGCAAGGGGCACTGCATTCTGGAAGGGGTGCCTGGGCTGGCGAAGACGTTGATGATTTCAACGCTGGCCCGCTGTTTGTCGCTGGATTTCAGCCGCATTCAGTTCACCCCGGACTTGATGCCCGCTGACATTACCGGCACGGAAATCATCGAAGAAAATCGCACCACTGGCGCTCGGGAATTTAAGTTTCTCCCCGGCCCGTTGTTTGCCAACATCGTTCTGGCCGACGAAATCAACCGAACGCCGCCCAAGACGCAAGCCTCGCTGCTGGAAGCCATGCAAGAGCGTCAGGTGACGGTCGGCCGCGTCCGCCACAAGCTGTCCAATCCGTTCTTCGTGCTGGCCACGCAAAACCCCATTGAACAAGAAGGCACCTACCCGCTGCCGGAAGCGCAACAAGACCGCTTCATGTTCAAGGTGTTTGTGCGCTACCCCAGTTTCAGCGAAGAATTTGAAATTGCCCGCCGAACCACCAGCACCCAAGTCGATGAAATCACCCCGGTGCTGACGGGTGAGCAGATCATGGAATTGCAGCAGATCGTTCGCCGCGTGCCGGTGTCCGATCACGTGATCCAGTACACGCTGGCGTTGGTTCGCCAAACCCGGATCACCGAACCCGGCGTGCCCAAGTTCGCTCAAGAGTGGCTGTCGTGGGGTGCTGGCCCGCGTGCGGTGCAGAACCTCATTCTTGCGAGCAAGGCCCGTGCGCTGCTCTATGGTCGGGGTCATGTCCAGACCGAAGACATTAAAGTCTTGGCCTACCCCGTGTTGCGTCACCGGATTCTGACCAACTTTGCCGCCACTTCCGAAGGCATCACCACCGATAAGGTGATTCAAAAGCTGCTGGAAGAAACGCCGGATAAAGAAGGCGAACTGCAAAAGCATGAACGGCTGAAGAAAATCTTCGCCGGTTGA
- a CDS encoding DUF58 domain-containing protein yields the protein MADNPENPRRFLDPKTIARIGGLDLRARQVVEGYISGMHRSPFFGHSVEFVQHREYVAGDDIRHLDWKVWSKTDRFYVKQFEEETNLRCQIVVDVSESMHYGRGAMNKYEYACTIAACLAYLITRQQDSAGLITFDSGIRQQLPPRSSKNHLEAFVKGLHVSKPREKTDIRKTLQRVAEAFQQRSMVILISDLLSDREPLTKGLEMLRHRRHDVMVFHVMDDDEINFPFAGTTRFEGMEELPDLLCDPRALRDGYLDALQEYLTEVRRACSRLGIDYMLTQTSDYLDAVLSRFLHARMGTKGTKASATIL from the coding sequence GTGGCCGATAATCCCGAGAATCCGCGTCGCTTTCTGGATCCCAAGACCATCGCACGCATCGGTGGTCTGGATCTGCGTGCCCGGCAAGTCGTGGAAGGGTACATCTCGGGGATGCACCGCAGTCCCTTCTTCGGTCACTCGGTCGAATTCGTTCAGCACCGGGAATATGTCGCCGGGGACGATATTCGCCACCTCGACTGGAAGGTGTGGTCCAAGACCGACCGCTTCTACGTCAAGCAGTTCGAAGAAGAGACGAATCTGCGCTGTCAAATTGTCGTGGATGTGTCGGAATCGATGCATTACGGCCGCGGCGCCATGAACAAATACGAATACGCCTGCACGATTGCCGCGTGTCTGGCGTACCTCATCACTCGGCAGCAAGATTCCGCCGGGTTGATCACCTTCGATTCCGGGATTCGGCAGCAACTCCCGCCGCGCTCCTCGAAAAATCACCTGGAAGCCTTCGTCAAAGGGCTGCACGTCAGCAAGCCCCGCGAGAAGACCGACATTCGCAAAACCCTGCAACGGGTTGCCGAAGCCTTCCAGCAACGCAGTATGGTCATCTTGATTTCGGACCTGCTTAGCGACCGCGAACCACTCACCAAAGGGCTGGAGATGCTGCGGCATCGTCGGCACGATGTGATGGTGTTCCATGTGATGGACGACGACGAAATCAACTTCCCCTTCGCAGGCACCACGCGCTTTGAAGGCATGGAAGAACTGCCCGATCTGCTCTGCGACCCGCGAGCACTGCGCGACGGTTACCTGGACGCGCTGCAAGAATATCTCACCGAAGTTCGGCGAGCCTGTAGCCGATTGGGAATCGATTACATGCTGACGCAAACTAGCGACTATTTGGATGCGGTGCTATCGCGATTCCTGCATGCACGCATGGGTACCAAAGGCACCAAGGCCAGCGCGACGATTCTGTGA